The Schistocerca piceifrons isolate TAMUIC-IGC-003096 chromosome 5, iqSchPice1.1, whole genome shotgun sequence genome has a segment encoding these proteins:
- the LOC124798367 gene encoding eukaryotic translation initiation factor 3 subunit H — protein sequence MARRIQEPDATIAYVQMDGLAVMKMIKHSHEEATRNLEVAQGALLGLVVDNRLEITNCFPFPKHNDESIDEEEYQLAMMRQLRRVNVDHFHVGWYQSADVGNFLSLPLLESQYHYQTSIEESVVVIYDTQKTARGFLALKAYRLTPQAIQMYKENEFTPEVLRNLKIGYESLFTEVRIVIKNSHLTNIMLSELAEMVPEEEGTKFLDLGTASVLENQLRCLMDRVDELNQEAIKFNRYQQQVNRQIQDKNRYLQKRAQENANRQGKNEPPLPEEDINKLFRPIPVPQRLNPMIVSGQINTYSQHISQFCSQALAKLYITQALQSAKESKNH from the exons ATGGCGAGAAGAATACAGGAACCAGATGCGACGATTGCATACGTGCAGATGGATGGCTtg GCTGTTATGAAGATGATTAAACATAGCCATGAGGAGGCCACCAGGAACTTGGAAGTGGCGCAGGGTGCATTGCTTGGTCTTGTCGTGGACAATCGTTTGGAAATCACAAACTGCTTTCCATTTCCAAAACATAATGATGAAAGCATAGATGAAG AGGAATACCAGCTGGCCATGATGCGTCAACTGCGGAGAGTAAATGTTGATCATTTCCATGTTGGTTGGTACCAGAGTGCTGATGTGGGGAACTTTTTAAGTCTTCCCCTTCTGGAATCCCAGTACCACTACCAGACATCTATTGAAGAGTCAGTTGTTGTCATTTAtg ATACCCAGAAAACAGCACGTGGATTCTTAGCTCTGAAAGCATATAGATTAACTCCTCAAGCTATTCAAATGTATAAAGAAAATGAATTCACCCCAGAAGTTTTACGGAACCTGAAAATAGGTTATGAAAGTTTATTTACAGAAGTACGAATTGTAATTAAAAACTCTCACTTGACAAATATTATGTTGTCAGAGTTGGCAGAAATGGTACCGGAGGAAGAAGGAACCAAATTTCTTGATTTGGGAACAGC GTCTGTTTTGGAAAACCAGTTGCGTTGCCTCATGGACAGAGTTGATGAATTGAATCAAGAGGCCATTAAGTTCAATCGCTACCAACAACAGGTTAATAGGCAGATTCAGGATAAAAACAGATATCTACAAAAGAGG GCACAAGAAAATGCCAACAGACAAGGTAAAAATGAGCCACCTCTTCCTGAAGAAGACATCAATAAGCTGTTCAGGCCAATTCCTGTGCCGCAGCGTCTCAATCCTATGATAGTATCTGGCCAAATAAATACTTATAGTCAACACATATCTCAGTTTTGCTCACAGGCTCTTGCAAAATTGTATATCACTCAAGCACTCCAGAGTGCAAAGGAAAGCAAAAACCATTAA